The following coding sequences lie in one Niabella agricola genomic window:
- a CDS encoding BlaI/MecI/CopY family transcriptional regulator: MKKLTAQEEQLMIAVWQVGEGNVKAFMEQLEEQPPYTTVASTIKNLEKKGYVSSRLFGNVYVYKPALSEDDYKKRFMGSVVKDYFSNSYKELVSFFVDQKKLSAQELKDIVKMIESGKKK, encoded by the coding sequence ATGAAAAAATTAACCGCACAGGAAGAGCAGTTGATGATTGCTGTTTGGCAGGTGGGAGAAGGCAATGTTAAGGCATTTATGGAACAGCTGGAGGAACAGCCGCCTTATACCACGGTTGCGTCTACTATTAAAAACCTGGAAAAAAAAGGATATGTAAGCAGCCGGCTATTTGGCAACGTGTATGTTTACAAACCTGCGCTTTCTGAAGATGATTATAAAAAGCGTTTTATGGGAAGCGTGGTAAAGGATTATTTCAGCAATTCCTATAAAGAACTGGTAAGCTTTTTTGTAGACCAGAAGAAATTATCCGCGCAGGAGTTGAAGGATATTGTAAAAATGATAGAAAGCGGGAAGAAGAAATAG
- a CDS encoding acyl-CoA-binding protein, which yields MDLMQQFEAAVADSKTLSEKPSNEILLQLYALYKQATEGDIHTETPSNPFDFVAKAKYNAWEEQKGMQKEAAMEAYIELVRKLKG from the coding sequence ATGGACCTGATGCAACAATTTGAAGCGGCTGTTGCCGACAGCAAAACCTTATCTGAGAAGCCCTCCAACGAGATACTGCTGCAATTGTATGCGCTTTACAAACAGGCTACAGAAGGCGATATCCATACGGAAACCCCTTCCAACCCGTTCGACTTCGTGGCCAAGGCGAAATACAATGCCTGGGAGGAGCAAAAAGGAATGCAAAAGGAAGCGGCGATGGAAGCATATATTGAACTCGTTCGTAAATTGAAAGGATAA
- a CDS encoding sterol desaturase family protein, translating to METYGKILLVAIPVFLILVLLEMTYAHRNKGKQMRTNDIISSLLSGVTNITKDVLGLSFVIYSYSWLVRHFALMHIEATWLTYVIAFIVLDFSGYCVHRIQHEYNFFWNGHLIHHSSEEFNLACALRQSISGFANIFVIFLLPAALLGVPEKVIAVVAPLHLFAQFWYHTTFIKKMGFLEKVIVTPSLHRVHHAINPEYLDKNYSQIFIFWDKLFGTYQEERPDIPPVYGITRPVRTWNPVKINFQHVGLLIKDAWRTHSWRDRFRIWLMPTGWRPADVEKKYPVYKIEDVYHFEKYNPSLPGRVNPWLWVQLIALLFFICFLFGNIAAIGSPGIFYYGLFIFLFVYALAELMDGSSGAWIWETLKVSCGMGVLYHYGDWFMLKTYFASGWILVTGYLLLSFIMTLLFTRRD from the coding sequence ATGGAAACGTACGGAAAGATATTGCTGGTTGCGATTCCTGTATTTCTGATACTGGTGCTACTGGAGATGACTTATGCCCATCGCAACAAAGGCAAGCAGATGCGTACCAATGATATCATCAGCAGCCTGCTGAGTGGTGTTACCAATATCACCAAGGATGTGCTCGGCCTGAGCTTCGTCATCTATTCCTATTCCTGGCTGGTACGTCATTTCGCGCTGATGCATATCGAAGCAACCTGGCTAACGTATGTGATTGCTTTTATAGTACTTGATTTTTCCGGTTATTGTGTACACCGCATACAGCACGAATATAATTTTTTCTGGAACGGTCACCTGATACACCATAGCAGTGAAGAATTTAACCTGGCCTGCGCCCTGCGGCAAAGCATTTCCGGATTCGCAAATATTTTTGTCATTTTCCTGCTGCCCGCCGCATTATTGGGCGTTCCGGAAAAGGTGATCGCCGTTGTAGCACCGCTCCATCTTTTTGCACAGTTCTGGTACCATACCACGTTTATTAAAAAGATGGGCTTCCTGGAGAAAGTGATTGTAACGCCTTCCCTCCACCGGGTGCATCACGCCATCAACCCTGAATACCTGGATAAAAACTATTCGCAGATCTTTATCTTCTGGGACAAATTATTTGGCACGTACCAGGAAGAGCGGCCTGATATTCCACCGGTATACGGTATCACGCGGCCGGTGCGAACCTGGAACCCGGTAAAAATAAATTTTCAGCACGTAGGGCTTTTAATAAAGGATGCCTGGCGTACCCATAGCTGGCGCGACCGGTTCCGGATTTGGCTGATGCCCACCGGATGGCGCCCTGCAGATGTTGAGAAAAAATATCCCGTTTATAAAATAGAAGACGTTTACCATTTTGAAAAATATAATCCTTCCCTGCCTGGGCGCGTCAATCCCTGGCTTTGGGTACAACTGATCGCCCTGCTGTTTTTTATCTGTTTCCTGTTTGGTAATATTGCCGCCATCGGGTCTCCCGGCATCTTTTACTACGGTCTGTTCATCTTTTTATTTGTGTATGCATTGGCTGAGTTGATGGATGGAAGTTCCGGTGCATGGATCTGGGAAACTTTGAAAGTGAGCTGCGGCATGGGCGTTCTTTATCACTATGGAGATTGGTTCATGCTCAAAACTTATTTTGCCTCCGGCTGGATCCTTGTGACCGGGTACTTGTTGCTTTCCTTTATAATGACCCTCCTTTTTACCAGGCGAGATTGA
- a CDS encoding TlpA family protein disulfide reductase, which produces MKYLLALLVTILSFSDAQSQALLPYKQYKTLPAVRLLSADSTGWELKAKLQKNKPVMLMVFSPECDHCKHETEELIKNMNKFKDIQIIMATPLPLKEMAAFAAHYKLQQYPNILVGKDYAFALPAYYGIKNLPFHAFYTSNKQLISGFEGSMSVATILKIFGK; this is translated from the coding sequence ATGAAGTATTTACTTGCGTTACTGGTGACCATCCTGAGTTTTAGCGACGCCCAAAGCCAGGCCCTCCTTCCTTATAAACAATACAAAACCCTTCCGGCCGTACGGCTGCTTTCTGCCGACAGTACCGGGTGGGAGTTAAAGGCAAAATTGCAAAAAAACAAACCGGTAATGCTCATGGTATTCAGCCCCGAATGCGACCACTGCAAACATGAAACGGAGGAGCTGATAAAAAACATGAATAAGTTTAAAGATATCCAGATTATCATGGCTACCCCCCTGCCCCTGAAAGAAATGGCAGCCTTTGCAGCTCATTACAAACTTCAGCAATATCCCAATATTCTTGTAGGTAAAGATTATGCCTTTGCGTTACCCGCTTATTATGGCATCAAAAACCTTCCGTTTCATGCCTTTTACACCAGCAACAAACAATTGATCAGTGGTTTTGAAGGAAGCATGTCGGTTGCAACGATTTTAAAAATTTTCGGCAAATAG
- a CDS encoding M56 family metallopeptidase: protein MPVIIDYILKLSICLAVVYLFYQLFLRRLTFYNWNRWYLLGYGVLSFVIPLIDVMPELQKKELDRNTLVQMIPVFGFSPEAQANSLLESLSTWDWVLVAGGIGSLVLLFRFGIMYLSFLRIKRRAQLISDARTRIYQLDEDVRPFSFGNAIFVNTELHSGEELEEIIRHEFVHVRQKHTIDIIWSELLCILLWFNPFVWLLRKSMKQNLEFLADKQVLQSGMDKKEYQYLLLKVMGNKQFAFANHFNFSSLKNRIAMMNSIKSAKVHLTKFLFLLPVVAVLLLAFRKEVIQHEKEPHPAEAPVDQNPPEDIFEKAKRVAGSSHKPIWFIDGEAIVLGAGGGAALDQDDVSSANDFKIWVDNKILTMDEANKKIDRFQILSVGASPRRTSFESFGVSSNLLLVATNKKMVDLMQLKMWGKMKDTLPQKRIVVKSAEDSELNKKEDFLGQLRDPKTGLLPLLVIDGMVKPGFEKIPVEPEDIASVSVLKDASARAIYGPKGKNGVVIITTKKGGTFTSDSSGYRLQLHYTGDAPPSSNIRLKGKTSGVQIIAGGNVNGIHTADGTGVVSSKTATVAVGEKFEGVYVVDGKVQELRAMRDLPAEQIQTINVLKGDKIKETTYGEKARNGVIEIHTKEAGNKGASKPATDLKEVVVVGYGVQQAGTIPAKASSLSTVMVKGRLLKQETEAVQAVTLRSSASSEKPAKDGQVLKGDVTYAYTEKPAAVHKIQLRYTGEIKQEQPDKVIAFKAQNGMLNAKEHSLVFVADSVSIRKK, encoded by the coding sequence ATGCCTGTCATTATTGACTATATTCTTAAGTTGAGTATCTGCCTGGCCGTTGTATACCTGTTTTATCAACTGTTTTTAAGAAGGCTTACTTTTTATAACTGGAACCGCTGGTACCTGCTGGGGTACGGTGTATTGAGTTTTGTGATCCCGCTGATCGATGTCATGCCGGAATTGCAGAAAAAGGAACTGGACCGCAATACACTGGTGCAGATGATACCGGTGTTTGGCTTTTCTCCGGAAGCCCAGGCAAACTCGTTGCTGGAGTCACTTTCCACCTGGGATTGGGTTCTGGTTGCAGGCGGAATCGGGTCGCTGGTCTTGCTGTTCCGTTTCGGGATCATGTATCTTTCTTTCTTGCGTATTAAAAGACGGGCACAGCTGATATCGGACGCCCGTACACGGATCTACCAGCTGGATGAGGACGTGCGTCCTTTCTCATTCGGGAATGCCATTTTTGTAAATACGGAACTGCACAGCGGTGAGGAGCTGGAAGAGATCATTCGGCATGAATTTGTGCATGTACGGCAAAAGCATACCATTGACATCATCTGGAGCGAGTTGTTATGTATCCTGCTTTGGTTTAATCCCTTTGTATGGCTGCTGCGCAAAAGCATGAAGCAGAACCTGGAGTTTCTTGCCGATAAGCAGGTGTTGCAAAGTGGTATGGATAAAAAGGAATATCAATACCTGTTATTAAAAGTGATGGGGAATAAACAGTTTGCCTTTGCCAACCATTTTAATTTCTCTTCGTTGAAGAACAGGATCGCGATGATGAATAGCATCAAATCTGCGAAAGTACATCTGACCAAATTTTTGTTTTTGCTGCCGGTGGTAGCGGTATTGCTGCTGGCGTTCCGGAAGGAAGTGATACAGCATGAGAAAGAGCCCCATCCCGCTGAGGCACCTGTTGACCAGAATCCCCCGGAAGATATTTTTGAAAAAGCCAAGCGGGTGGCCGGTAGTTCTCACAAACCGATATGGTTCATAGATGGAGAAGCCATAGTGCTTGGAGCCGGAGGTGGTGCCGCTCTCGATCAGGATGATGTAAGCAGCGCGAATGATTTTAAAATATGGGTGGATAATAAGATCCTGACCATGGATGAAGCCAATAAGAAGATCGACCGGTTTCAGATCCTGTCCGTGGGCGCTTCACCAAGGAGGACCTCGTTCGAGAGCTTCGGGGTAAGCTCTAATTTGCTGCTGGTGGCAACCAATAAAAAAATGGTAGACCTGATGCAGTTGAAAATGTGGGGAAAGATGAAGGATACCCTTCCTCAAAAACGTATCGTGGTAAAATCCGCGGAAGATTCTGAGCTGAATAAAAAAGAAGATTTTCTTGGCCAGCTCAGGGACCCCAAAACAGGCTTGCTTCCTTTACTGGTGATTGACGGTATGGTGAAACCCGGTTTTGAAAAAATCCCGGTAGAGCCGGAAGACATAGCATCGGTTTCTGTTTTGAAAGATGCATCTGCCCGGGCAATATATGGTCCGAAAGGCAAAAATGGAGTAGTGATCATTACTACAAAAAAGGGTGGGACCTTTACCAGTGATTCTTCCGGGTACCGCCTGCAACTGCATTATACCGGCGACGCACCGCCTTCGTCAAATATTCGTTTGAAAGGTAAAACAAGCGGTGTGCAAATCATTGCAGGAGGCAATGTGAATGGCATTCATACAGCCGATGGAACAGGTGTAGTAAGTTCAAAAACGGCAACTGTTGCCGTGGGTGAAAAATTTGAAGGGGTGTATGTAGTAGATGGAAAAGTACAGGAGTTGAGAGCGATGAGGGATCTTCCCGCGGAACAAATTCAAACGATTAATGTATTGAAGGGCGATAAAATAAAAGAAACCACATATGGAGAAAAAGCACGGAACGGGGTGATTGAGATCCATACGAAAGAAGCCGGAAACAAGGGGGCCTCTAAACCTGCAACGGATCTGAAGGAAGTGGTAGTAGTGGGCTATGGTGTACAGCAGGCTGGGACCATTCCTGCTAAGGCTTCTTCTTTAAGTACTGTAATGGTAAAGGGAAGGCTGTTAAAGCAGGAAACAGAAGCCGTTCAGGCGGTGACCCTACGCTCATCAGCGTCTTCCGAAAAACCGGCAAAAGATGGCCAAGTATTGAAAGGCGATGTGACTTATGCTTACACAGAAAAGCCCGCAGCCGTCCATAAAATACAATTACGTTATACGGGGGAGATTAAACAAGAACAGCCGGACAAGGTAATTGCCTTCAAGGCTCAAAACGGTATGCTCAATGCGAAAGAACATTCACTGGTGTTTGTGGCAGACAGTGTTTCTATCAGAAAAAAATAA
- the pafA gene encoding alkaline phosphatase PafA, producing MKKFHLSLIALIIAIAGFAQNAIKRPKLVVGIVVDQMRWDYLYRYADRYGNGGFNRMLKEGYTCENTFISHLPSFTAVGHTTVFTGSVPAIHGITGNDWVDQLTGKSVYCTDDSTVQGVGSHSKAGKMSPRNNLATTITDELRLATNFRSKVVGVSLKDRASILPAGHNPTAAFWFDDESRQFISSTWYMKELPSWVTTFNGKKEPETLVSTPWTTMYPISTYTQSTADDVKWEGKFKGEKTTSFPHDLKDIFKQDPDVIRSSPYGNTLTLNFAKAAVDGYQLGTGAFTDFLTINCASTDYVGHKYGPNSIEVEDVYLRLDKDLDTFFKYLDQKVGKGNYLVFLTADHGAAHAIGFMQEHQMPADFFQNGKVITALNNLLKTQFGEDKLVRSGANYQVHFNYAVIEDKKLDYTAIKKATMTFLQKQDGVQFVADVENIGNAAIPEPIKMMIINGYNPKRSGAIQIVLDPAWFSGSPGGTGTTHGTWNPHDTHIPLVWFGWGIKPGKLTREVHMTDIAPTLAALLHIQRPNGCIGSVIPEVGQ from the coding sequence ATGAAAAAATTTCACCTTTCGCTGATTGCGTTGATCATTGCTATTGCCGGTTTTGCACAAAATGCCATAAAACGCCCAAAACTGGTGGTAGGCATTGTAGTAGATCAGATGCGCTGGGATTACCTGTACCGCTACGCCGACCGTTATGGCAACGGAGGGTTTAACCGGATGCTAAAAGAAGGGTATACCTGTGAAAATACGTTTATCAGTCACCTGCCTTCGTTTACTGCCGTTGGACACACCACCGTATTTACAGGATCTGTTCCGGCCATACATGGTATCACCGGCAACGATTGGGTTGACCAGCTGACGGGAAAATCGGTTTATTGTACCGATGATTCCACCGTACAGGGGGTAGGCAGTCATTCAAAAGCAGGAAAAATGTCGCCCCGTAATAACCTGGCTACAACCATTACCGATGAACTGCGACTCGCTACCAATTTCCGTTCAAAGGTAGTGGGGGTTTCATTAAAAGATCGTGCCTCCATTCTTCCCGCAGGGCATAATCCCACAGCGGCCTTCTGGTTTGATGATGAAAGCCGGCAGTTCATTTCCAGTACCTGGTATATGAAGGAACTCCCTAGCTGGGTAACAACGTTTAATGGAAAAAAAGAGCCTGAAACGCTGGTGTCAACACCCTGGACTACCATGTACCCTATTTCGACATACACGCAAAGCACGGCAGACGATGTAAAATGGGAAGGAAAATTTAAAGGTGAAAAAACGACCAGCTTTCCGCACGACCTTAAGGATATTTTTAAGCAAGATCCGGATGTGATCCGCAGTTCTCCTTATGGCAATACACTCACGCTCAATTTTGCAAAAGCCGCAGTGGATGGCTACCAGCTGGGAACCGGTGCATTTACTGATTTTCTGACCATCAACTGTGCTTCCACTGACTATGTGGGGCATAAATACGGCCCCAATTCCATAGAAGTTGAAGACGTGTACCTCCGCCTGGATAAAGACCTGGATACCTTTTTCAAATACCTTGATCAAAAAGTTGGAAAAGGCAATTACCTGGTATTCTTAACAGCAGATCATGGTGCAGCTCATGCGATCGGGTTTATGCAGGAGCACCAGATGCCAGCCGATTTCTTCCAGAACGGCAAAGTCATTACTGCGCTTAACAACCTGCTGAAAACGCAATTTGGTGAAGACAAACTGGTGCGCTCCGGTGCTAATTACCAGGTACATTTCAACTATGCTGTAATCGAAGACAAAAAGCTGGATTATACCGCTATCAAAAAAGCAACCATGACATTCCTGCAAAAGCAGGACGGTGTTCAGTTTGTAGCAGATGTTGAAAACATTGGCAATGCCGCTATACCAGAGCCCATAAAAATGATGATCATTAACGGGTATAACCCCAAACGCTCCGGTGCTATACAAATCGTTTTAGATCCGGCATGGTTCAGCGGCTCACCGGGAGGTACCGGAACCACCCACGGAACCTGGAATCCACACGATACGCATATTCCCCTGGTTTGGTTTGGCTGGGGCATTAAACCCGGAAAATTAACACGGGAAGTACATATGACCGACATTGCACCCACCCTTGCCGCATTGCTGCATATTCAGCGTCCGAACGGATGTATTGGTAGTGTCATTCCGGAAGTTGGGCAATAG
- a CDS encoding GNAT family N-acetyltransferase encodes MQQQPVIEWACRPFEQLSTTELYAILQLRAAVFVVEQASIYQDLDGKDFKALHLTGTDNEQLIAYTRLLPPGISYKEPSIGRVVIAPSHRAYGLGRELMKRSINRCQEQFEQKSIRISAQLYLKNFYTSLGFEPVGVPYDEDGIPHIEMVSIH; translated from the coding sequence ATGCAGCAACAACCGGTTATTGAATGGGCATGCCGGCCCTTTGAACAGCTTTCTACAACAGAACTGTATGCCATCCTGCAACTGCGGGCCGCTGTTTTTGTAGTAGAACAAGCCAGTATTTACCAGGACCTGGATGGTAAAGATTTTAAAGCACTTCATCTTACCGGCACCGACAACGAACAACTGATCGCCTATACCCGGCTCCTTCCCCCGGGCATTTCCTATAAAGAACCATCCATCGGGCGGGTAGTGATCGCGCCATCGCACCGGGCTTATGGGCTGGGAAGAGAACTGATGAAGCGTAGTATAAACCGCTGCCAGGAGCAGTTTGAACAAAAAAGTATTCGTATCAGCGCCCAATTATATCTAAAAAATTTTTATACATCGCTGGGGTTTGAACCGGTTGGCGTTCCCTATGATGAGGATGGAATTCCGCATATTGAAATGGTCAGCATCCATTAA
- a CDS encoding replication-associated recombination protein A produces the protein MTPLAERLRPHRLEDLVGQEHLTGNGSILQKSIATGNIPSMILWGPPGVGKTTIATIIANTVNRPFLSLSAISAGVKDIRDAIATATAARGAILFIDEIHRFNKSQQDALLGAVEKGIITLIGATTENPSFEVNSALLSRCQVYVLKALEEKDLVKLLHLAMEQDAQIHNKQVQLKETGALIRISGGDARKLLNLFEIVCDALDTPAVITDEAVMRIAQKKVAIYDKTGDQHYDIISAFIKSIRGSDPNGAVYWLARMIEGGEDIKFIARRMVISASEDIGMANANALLLANATFEAVNKVGNPEARIILSQCAIYLAASPKSNSAYLAIDNALAAVRKTGDLPVPLHIRNAPTKLMKNLNYGKDYQYSHSFENNFSEQEYLPDGVAGAAFYEPGNNPRENELRGHLKKLWKDKYKY, from the coding sequence ATGACCCCACTGGCAGAACGGCTACGGCCGCATCGTTTGGAAGACCTGGTAGGACAGGAACATCTCACCGGCAATGGTAGTATTCTCCAAAAGTCCATTGCTACCGGAAATATTCCCAGTATGATTCTTTGGGGACCGCCCGGCGTGGGTAAAACCACCATCGCCACCATTATTGCAAATACGGTAAACCGGCCGTTTTTATCCTTAAGCGCCATTTCAGCCGGCGTAAAAGATATCCGCGATGCCATCGCAACTGCCACGGCAGCGCGTGGCGCCATTTTGTTTATCGATGAGATCCACCGATTTAATAAAAGCCAGCAGGACGCCTTGCTGGGTGCTGTAGAAAAAGGCATCATCACTCTGATCGGCGCTACCACCGAAAACCCCTCGTTTGAGGTAAACAGCGCCTTACTAAGCCGGTGCCAGGTTTATGTTTTAAAAGCACTCGAAGAAAAAGACCTGGTAAAACTGTTGCACCTGGCCATGGAACAGGATGCACAGATCCACAATAAGCAGGTGCAACTGAAGGAAACCGGCGCACTGATCCGTATTTCGGGAGGCGATGCCCGGAAGCTTTTAAATCTTTTTGAAATTGTATGCGATGCGCTGGATACGCCGGCAGTGATCACCGATGAAGCAGTGATGCGTATCGCTCAAAAGAAAGTGGCCATATACGATAAAACGGGCGACCAGCATTATGACATTATATCCGCATTTATCAAATCCATCCGTGGCAGCGATCCTAATGGTGCGGTCTACTGGCTGGCCCGGATGATTGAGGGAGGCGAAGATATTAAATTCATTGCCCGCCGCATGGTCATCTCCGCCAGTGAAGACATCGGCATGGCGAATGCCAACGCCTTATTGCTGGCCAATGCCACATTTGAAGCAGTGAACAAGGTCGGGAATCCCGAGGCGCGGATCATTTTATCGCAATGTGCTATCTACCTGGCCGCTTCCCCAAAAAGCAACAGTGCCTACCTGGCTATTGACAATGCCCTGGCCGCCGTTCGAAAAACGGGTGATCTTCCGGTGCCGCTGCATATACGCAATGCTCCTACCAAGCTGATGAAGAACCTCAACTATGGAAAAGATTATCAATATTCCCATAGCTTTGAAAACAATTTCAGCGAGCAGGAATACCTCCCGGACGGCGTTGCAGGTGCCGCTTTTTATGAACCGGGGAATAACCCACGGGAAAATGAACTAAGAGGGCACTTAAAAAAATTATGGAAAGATAAATACAAGTATTGA
- a CDS encoding TlpA family protein disulfide reductase, producing MKDSVILVLILLALVGSVGAQKKVVIDGWLKGVEDGTPISLMKEEGSVGTEVAKDSVVNGRFHIEYGPDNEEIGRYSLRSFDKGFPSMGLELWAKPGHHMTIEGQNKLIYTWNVISDIPEQKEWAYFVQANKLLWNNYQELSAIRNIVRSADRSTGLEKKNAQITIDSLDRLSDACLYKIHKRNLDLLQKGRMTSVRLKILDAAANMIKWNHIDAFRTPVAKLYNSLDAHLKNSAYGEHIANVLYPPRVVKVGEPMYDTVLTDLDGKLHRLTEFKGQYILLDFWSFGCGPCHASVPEMKEIFEQLKDRLVIVSLSSDNKKMWKQASEYFKMTWNNFSDGRENRGIYAKYGVEGIPNYVLVAPNGIIKDSWTGYDKGSLKNKIKALTGFSVN from the coding sequence ATGAAGGATAGCGTCATACTTGTTCTTATCTTACTTGCGCTTGTCGGTAGTGTAGGTGCCCAAAAAAAGGTTGTCATTGATGGCTGGTTAAAGGGTGTTGAAGATGGAACACCTATTTCATTAATGAAAGAAGAAGGATCGGTTGGAACGGAGGTTGCCAAAGACAGTGTTGTTAATGGCCGCTTTCATATAGAGTACGGTCCGGATAATGAAGAGATCGGACGGTATTCCTTAAGATCATTTGACAAAGGTTTCCCTTCAATGGGGCTAGAGCTTTGGGCAAAGCCGGGACATCATATGACTATTGAAGGACAAAATAAGCTTATTTATACATGGAACGTTATCAGTGATATCCCTGAGCAAAAAGAGTGGGCGTATTTTGTACAGGCGAATAAATTACTGTGGAATAATTATCAAGAGCTGTCTGCGATCAGAAACATTGTAAGATCAGCAGATCGTAGCACCGGCCTGGAAAAAAAGAACGCACAAATAACGATTGATTCCCTGGACCGGCTTTCCGATGCCTGTCTTTATAAAATTCATAAGAGGAACTTAGATCTTCTTCAGAAGGGGAGAATGACTTCTGTCCGGCTTAAAATACTGGATGCGGCTGCAAACATGATTAAATGGAATCATATTGACGCATTCAGAACGCCTGTTGCGAAACTATACAATAGTCTTGATGCCCACTTAAAAAACAGCGCTTATGGTGAACATATTGCTAATGTGCTTTACCCTCCGAGAGTCGTGAAGGTTGGGGAGCCGATGTATGATACCGTATTAACGGACCTAGACGGTAAATTGCATCGTTTAACCGAATTTAAAGGCCAATATATCCTGCTTGACTTTTGGAGCTTTGGATGCGGACCCTGCCATGCATCTGTTCCTGAGATGAAGGAAATTTTCGAGCAGCTTAAAGATCGCCTGGTTATTGTTAGCCTGAGCAGCGATAATAAAAAAATGTGGAAGCAGGCGTCTGAATATTTTAAAATGACCTGGAACAACTTTAGCGACGGCAGGGAGAACAGGGGTATTTATGCCAAATACGGCGTTGAGGGAATTCCGAATTATGTCCTGGTGGCCCCCAATGGTATCATAAAAGATAGCTGGACAGGATATGATAAAGGAAGTTTAAAAAACAAAATAAAAGCGCTTACCGGTTTTTCAGTGAATTGA
- a CDS encoding phosphatase PAP2 family protein → MNKQFTLLLCCCIVFITVHAQTDSLETPAGAPLRTDSVTPVTTDTLPAQVNSGIQVKDEQVYHLRNGLTLVYPRPKPFGFITDLPRDGWQYVKNSFAKESIKPWIMIAGATGVLLALDQPIADELHRFSDRIHYHRDNSYKTVWEVKIGSSKTSLLRIPNNLNSAFYQLGQGYVSLLVGAGLFTYGKIANDYRSRSTASQLLESFFLMGASTQLVKRISGRQSPFMASNPGGNWHPFPSFGEYQKNTPNYDAFPSGHLATLMSSVTILAQNYPESRFIKPIGYSLVALLGLSMINNDVHWASDYPLALGMGYLSAKTVANRSRKLLKSIGMNKNDRASLSFSLVRLHNQLIPGFIYSF, encoded by the coding sequence ATGAATAAACAGTTTACGCTCTTACTTTGCTGCTGCATCGTTTTTATTACAGTGCACGCACAAACAGACAGCCTGGAAACGCCCGCCGGCGCACCGCTCCGGACGGATTCGGTTACGCCTGTAACAACAGATACCCTGCCGGCGCAGGTGAACTCCGGTATACAGGTAAAAGATGAACAGGTATATCATCTCCGGAACGGACTAACCCTGGTATATCCCCGTCCCAAGCCATTTGGTTTTATCACCGATCTTCCAAGGGACGGATGGCAATATGTAAAGAACAGCTTTGCAAAAGAAAGCATTAAACCCTGGATTATGATCGCCGGCGCAACAGGCGTCCTGCTGGCACTGGACCAGCCCATCGCAGACGAATTGCATCGTTTTTCAGACCGGATCCATTATCACCGGGATAATTCCTACAAGACGGTTTGGGAGGTAAAAATCGGCAGTTCCAAGACCAGCCTCTTGCGCATTCCAAATAACCTGAACAGTGCTTTTTACCAGCTGGGACAGGGCTATGTCAGCCTGCTGGTAGGTGCGGGATTGTTTACCTATGGCAAAATTGCCAATGATTACCGCTCCCGCAGTACCGCCAGTCAGCTGCTCGAATCCTTTTTTCTGATGGGCGCCAGCACCCAACTGGTGAAACGGATTTCCGGCCGTCAGTCGCCCTTTATGGCCAGCAACCCGGGAGGCAACTGGCACCCGTTCCCATCCTTCGGAGAATATCAAAAGAACACGCCAAACTACGACGCCTTCCCTTCGGGCCACCTGGCTACACTGATGAGCAGTGTTACCATCCTGGCACAGAACTACCCTGAAAGCCGGTTCATAAAACCCATAGGATATAGCCTGGTAGCGCTTTTGGGCTTGTCGATGATCAATAATGACGTACATTGGGCCAGTGATTATCCACTGGCACTGGGCATGGGCTACCTGAGCGCCAAAACCGTTGCCAACAGAAGCCGGAAACTGTTAAAGTCCATTGGCATGAATAAAAACGACCGGGCCAGTCTTTCGTTTTCCCTGGTACGCCTTCACAATCAGCTGATCCCCGGTTTTATTTACTCGTTTTAA